A single genomic interval of Bradyrhizobium japonicum USDA 6 harbors:
- a CDS encoding ABC transporter substrate-binding protein has protein sequence MRGLLACTLLAAMTSAAMTTVASAQVSDDAVRIGVLTDLSSWGRDNSGPGSVEAAKMAVEEFGPTVLGKPIEIISADHQMKTDVGVQIVRGWFDNGKVDAVVDIPNSGIAIAVHNMVRERNKIALLSGPGASSLTDELCSPNTVHFTYDTYALSKVTASAVIKEGGKSWYFITADYAFGQQLEKDATRFINEMGGKVLGGVKHPTNTADFSSFALQAQSSKSDVVAFANAGQDTDNAIKQSGEFGLVQGGQKLVGLLMFDTDVHAVGLKAAQGTYMTTASYWNMDEATRAWSKKFYERTKVMPTMIQTGVYGSVLHYLKGIKAAGTDDPAKVMAKMRELPIEDTFVHGGKLREDGRVIRDMYLAKVKSPEQSKEPWDYLEIVKTVKGEDAFRPVSESKCPLLKK, from the coding sequence ATGAGAGGGCTTTTGGCCTGCACCTTGCTCGCGGCCATGACTTCGGCTGCCATGACCACGGTCGCTAGCGCGCAAGTCTCCGACGACGCGGTGCGGATCGGCGTGCTGACGGATCTGTCGAGCTGGGGCCGTGACAACAGCGGGCCGGGGTCGGTCGAGGCGGCCAAGATGGCGGTCGAGGAGTTCGGGCCGACCGTGCTCGGCAAGCCGATCGAGATCATCAGCGCCGACCACCAGATGAAGACCGATGTCGGCGTGCAGATCGTGCGCGGCTGGTTCGACAACGGCAAGGTCGACGCCGTCGTCGACATCCCTAACTCCGGCATCGCGATCGCAGTCCACAACATGGTGCGCGAGCGCAACAAGATCGCCCTGCTCTCCGGCCCCGGCGCGAGCTCGCTGACCGACGAGCTGTGCAGCCCGAACACCGTGCACTTCACCTACGACACCTACGCGCTGTCGAAGGTCACTGCCTCCGCCGTCATCAAGGAGGGCGGAAAATCCTGGTACTTCATCACCGCGGACTACGCTTTCGGCCAGCAGCTCGAGAAGGACGCCACGCGCTTCATCAACGAGATGGGCGGCAAGGTGCTCGGCGGCGTCAAGCATCCGACCAACACCGCCGACTTCTCCTCCTTTGCGCTCCAGGCGCAAAGCTCGAAATCCGACGTCGTCGCCTTCGCCAATGCGGGCCAGGACACCGACAACGCGATCAAGCAGTCCGGCGAGTTCGGCCTGGTCCAGGGCGGCCAGAAGCTCGTCGGCCTCCTGATGTTCGACACCGACGTGCATGCGGTCGGCCTCAAGGCCGCGCAGGGAACCTACATGACCACGGCGTCCTACTGGAACATGGACGAGGCCACGCGCGCCTGGTCCAAAAAATTCTACGAGCGGACCAAGGTGATGCCGACCATGATCCAGACCGGCGTCTACGGTTCGGTGCTGCATTATCTGAAAGGCATCAAGGCCGCCGGCACCGACGACCCCGCCAAGGTGATGGCCAAGATGCGCGAGCTGCCGATCGAGGATACCTTCGTCCACGGCGGCAAATTGCGCGAGGACGGCCGCGTCATCCGCGACATGTACCTGGCCAAGGTGAAATCGCCCGAACAGTCCAAGGAGCCGTGGGACTATCTGGAGATCGTCAAGACCGTGAAGGGCGAGGACGCCTTCCGCCCGGTTTCCGAATCCAAATGTCCGCTGCTGAAGAAATGA
- a CDS encoding FAD-dependent oxidoreductase — MTGNERNAIETYECDVLVAGSGASGMSAAITARYRDLDVLIVEKEPRFGGTTARSGGWLWIPGTSLAKAYGIEEAPEQARTYLRHEAGNNFDAARVDAFLSAGPEAVDFFTSKTALRFDMPLVFPDYHAEAPGGAQGGRSMVTRPFDGRELGDQIKTLGMPLPELTVFGMMLGSGKEIIHFMRATKSLTSAAYVAKRLSRHLMDVLRYGRGMTLTNGNALAGRLAKSAQDLKIPMWLSSPVRELMVENGAVTGAIVTREGREVRVRARQGVVLACGGFPHDVERRKKMFPHAPTGHEHYSPGPAGNTGDGLRLAESAGGHVEARLPNAAAWVPVSVTKRKDGSSGVMPHFIDRAKPGVIAVMRDGKRFANEGNSYHDFVQAMIKAAKPGEEIAAYLVCDHPTLRKYGLGCVPPFPMPLGHHLDTGYLMRGDTLEALAAKAGIDAKAFTATVEQFNATAPLGHDAAFGKGSKAYNRYQGDAMHGPNPCIAPIKNGPFYAIKMVIGDLGTYAGIVTDENARALDAEGRVIPGLYAAGNDMASIMGGNYPGAGITLGPALTFGYIAGRHLADSAAKRNAA; from the coding sequence ATGACCGGCAACGAGCGCAACGCAATTGAAACTTACGAGTGCGATGTGCTCGTGGCCGGATCGGGGGCCTCCGGCATGTCGGCCGCGATCACCGCTAGATATCGCGACCTCGACGTGCTGATCGTCGAGAAGGAGCCGCGCTTCGGCGGCACCACCGCCCGCTCCGGCGGCTGGCTCTGGATCCCCGGCACGTCGCTGGCGAAGGCCTACGGCATCGAGGAGGCGCCGGAGCAGGCCCGCACCTACCTGCGGCACGAAGCCGGCAACAATTTCGATGCCGCGCGGGTCGATGCGTTCCTCAGCGCTGGCCCCGAAGCGGTCGACTTCTTCACCAGCAAGACCGCGCTGCGGTTCGACATGCCGCTGGTGTTTCCCGACTATCATGCCGAAGCGCCGGGCGGCGCACAGGGCGGCCGCTCCATGGTGACGCGCCCGTTCGACGGCCGCGAGCTCGGCGACCAGATCAAGACGCTGGGCATGCCCCTGCCCGAGCTCACCGTGTTCGGCATGATGCTCGGCTCCGGCAAGGAGATCATCCATTTCATGCGCGCGACCAAGTCGCTGACTTCGGCAGCTTATGTCGCAAAGCGGCTGTCGCGCCATTTGATGGACGTGCTGCGCTATGGCCGCGGCATGACCTTGACCAACGGCAACGCGCTCGCCGGGCGCCTCGCAAAATCCGCGCAGGACCTGAAAATCCCGATGTGGCTGTCCTCGCCGGTGCGCGAGCTGATGGTCGAGAACGGCGCGGTGACCGGCGCCATCGTCACCCGCGAAGGACGCGAGGTGCGCGTCCGCGCGCGGCAGGGCGTCGTGCTCGCCTGCGGCGGCTTCCCGCATGACGTCGAACGCCGCAAGAAGATGTTTCCACACGCACCGACCGGCCACGAGCATTATTCGCCCGGACCGGCCGGCAACACCGGCGACGGCCTGCGCCTTGCGGAAAGCGCCGGCGGACACGTCGAGGCTCGCCTGCCGAACGCGGCGGCCTGGGTGCCGGTGTCAGTGACCAAACGCAAGGATGGTTCGAGCGGCGTGATGCCGCATTTCATCGACCGCGCCAAACCCGGCGTGATCGCGGTGATGCGGGACGGCAAGCGCTTTGCCAATGAGGGCAATTCCTATCACGACTTCGTCCAGGCCATGATCAAGGCGGCGAAGCCCGGCGAAGAGATCGCCGCTTATCTCGTCTGCGATCACCCGACGCTGCGCAAATACGGCCTCGGCTGCGTGCCGCCGTTCCCGATGCCGCTCGGTCATCACCTCGATACCGGCTATCTCATGCGCGGCGACACGCTGGAGGCGCTGGCGGCGAAGGCCGGCATCGACGCCAAGGCGTTCACGGCGACCGTCGAGCAGTTCAATGCGACCGCGCCCCTGGGTCACGATGCCGCCTTCGGCAAGGGCTCGAAGGCCTATAACCGCTACCAGGGCGACGCCATGCACGGCCCAAATCCCTGCATCGCACCGATCAAGAACGGCCCGTTCTACGCCATCAAGATGGTGATCGGCGATCTCGGCACCTATGCCGGCATCGTCACCGACGAGAATGCGCGGGCGCTGGACGCCGAAGGCCGGGTGATTCCCGGGCTCTATGCCGCCGGCAACGACATGGCGAGCATCATGGGCGGTAATTATCCGGGCGCCGGCATCACGCTTGGGCCGGCGCTAACCTTCGGCTACATTGCCGGCCGTCATCTCGCCGACAGCGCCGCGAAGCGCAACGCGGCGTAA
- a CDS encoding MFS transporter, producing the protein MTAATGVSAAAEKSTTAHVVWASALGTAIEWYDFLIYGTAAALVFNKLFFPSFDPFVGTLVAFSTYAVGFVARPIGGAIIGHYGDRLGRKTMLVATMIAMGLGTFLIGCLPTYSQIGVWAPILLIILRFVQGIGLGGEWSGAVVMVIEHAGDRRGFYGSLVQIGFPVGVAASTGIFGLMTQLPEADFLSWGWRVPFLISILLVGVGFIVRLKLAETPHFKEVVERKEVLAQPVLEVLRRDWRSFLLAIGITVSEVGLAYLLTVFTVVYATTKLGLPRQVILNAVVYAALVEFATLPLAGWLSDVFGRRALYLAGGVFSVALAFPLFWFLDTREPALITFALVVTMTLTHALLFGPKAAFMPELFRTQVRYSGASLGANVAAALSGGFSPLIAAALLAWAGSYWAVSVYIIALSVITIIATLMAPETARDALKS; encoded by the coding sequence ATGACGGCAGCAACGGGGGTCTCCGCGGCCGCGGAGAAATCGACGACGGCGCATGTGGTGTGGGCAAGCGCGCTCGGCACCGCGATCGAGTGGTACGATTTCCTGATCTACGGCACGGCAGCTGCGCTGGTCTTCAACAAGCTGTTCTTTCCGAGCTTCGATCCCTTCGTCGGAACGCTGGTGGCGTTCTCGACCTATGCGGTCGGCTTCGTGGCGCGTCCGATCGGCGGCGCGATCATCGGGCATTACGGCGACCGGCTCGGCCGCAAGACCATGCTGGTCGCGACCATGATCGCGATGGGGCTCGGCACCTTCCTGATCGGTTGCCTGCCGACTTACAGCCAGATCGGCGTCTGGGCGCCGATCCTGCTCATCATCCTGCGCTTCGTCCAGGGCATCGGGCTCGGGGGCGAATGGAGCGGCGCGGTCGTGATGGTGATCGAGCACGCCGGTGATCGCCGCGGCTTCTACGGCAGCCTGGTGCAGATCGGCTTTCCCGTCGGCGTCGCCGCCTCGACCGGCATCTTCGGTCTGATGACGCAACTGCCCGAGGCCGACTTTTTGAGCTGGGGCTGGCGCGTGCCGTTCCTGATCAGCATCCTGCTCGTCGGCGTCGGCTTCATCGTGCGGCTCAAGCTCGCGGAAACGCCGCACTTCAAGGAAGTCGTCGAGCGCAAGGAAGTGCTGGCGCAGCCGGTGCTGGAGGTGTTGCGCCGCGACTGGCGCAGTTTTCTGCTCGCGATCGGCATCACGGTGTCGGAGGTCGGGCTCGCTTATCTCCTCACCGTCTTCACCGTGGTCTATGCGACGACGAAACTCGGCTTGCCTCGCCAGGTGATCCTGAACGCGGTGGTCTATGCCGCGCTGGTCGAGTTCGCGACGCTGCCGCTCGCCGGCTGGCTCTCCGACGTCTTCGGCCGCAGGGCGCTGTATCTCGCCGGCGGGGTGTTCTCGGTGGCGCTGGCGTTTCCGCTGTTCTGGTTCCTCGACACCAGGGAGCCGGCGCTGATCACGTTCGCACTCGTCGTCACGATGACGCTGACGCACGCCCTGCTGTTCGGGCCGAAGGCGGCGTTCATGCCGGAGCTGTTCCGCACCCAGGTGCGCTACAGCGGCGCATCGCTCGGCGCCAACGTCGCGGCCGCGCTCAGCGGCGGCTTCTCGCCGCTGATTGCGGCCGCACTGCTGGCATGGGCCGGCTCGTACTGGGCGGTGTCGGTCTACATCATCGCGCTGTCGGTCATCACGATCATCGCGACGCTGATGGCGCCGGAGACGGCGCGCGACGCGCTGAAGTCGTAA
- a CDS encoding NAD(P)/FAD-dependent oxidoreductase: protein MPESRHVAIIGAGAIGVVSAIEALREGHRVTLIDAGEPGGEQAASYGNAGWLSSHSVIPPAEPGLWKKVPGYLMDPLGPLAIRWSYLPKALPWLIKYLLSGWTEARVEKTAFALRDLLKDAPLLHKKLAEEAGVPELVERNGVMHVFPSRGNFDSNLGWRLRKKVGVEWLELNADEMRQREPDLHPRYTFGVVVEEAGRCRDPGAYVAALAQHALASGAKLVHARATGLKLSGNKLVAVLTETGEIACDAAVVSAGARSKPLTASVGDPLPLETERGYHVMIENPESGPRSSMMASDVSMVVNWTDKGLRAAGTVEIAGLEAAPNWKRAEILRNNLFSMFPKLPKDIPPSRIKTWFGHRPSMPDGLPCIGHARASRDIVYAFGHGHVGLVGSARTGRLVAQLLSGKQPEIPLAPFAPTRFL from the coding sequence ATGCCGGAAAGCCGCCACGTCGCCATCATCGGAGCCGGCGCGATCGGCGTGGTCAGCGCCATCGAGGCGCTACGCGAGGGTCATCGCGTCACGCTGATCGACGCGGGCGAGCCCGGTGGCGAACAGGCGGCGAGCTATGGCAATGCCGGCTGGCTCTCCTCGCATTCGGTGATTCCGCCGGCCGAGCCGGGCCTCTGGAAGAAGGTGCCGGGCTATCTGATGGACCCGCTCGGCCCGCTCGCGATCCGCTGGTCTTACTTGCCGAAGGCGCTGCCCTGGCTGATCAAGTATTTGCTGTCGGGCTGGACCGAGGCACGGGTCGAGAAGACGGCGTTTGCGCTGCGCGATCTGCTGAAGGACGCGCCGCTGCTGCACAAGAAGCTCGCGGAAGAAGCGGGCGTGCCTGAATTGGTCGAGCGCAACGGCGTGATGCACGTATTCCCGTCGCGCGGCAATTTCGACAGCAATCTCGGCTGGCGCCTGCGCAAAAAGGTCGGCGTCGAATGGCTGGAGCTCAACGCCGACGAGATGCGTCAGCGCGAGCCGGATCTGCATCCGCGCTACACGTTTGGCGTGGTGGTGGAGGAAGCCGGCCGCTGCCGCGATCCCGGCGCTTACGTTGCGGCGCTGGCCCAGCATGCGCTCGCGAGCGGTGCCAAGCTCGTTCATGCCAGGGCGACCGGTCTGAAGCTTTCAGGCAACAAGCTCGTTGCCGTTCTCACCGAAACCGGTGAGATTGCTTGCGATGCCGCGGTGGTCTCCGCCGGCGCGCGGTCAAAGCCGCTCACCGCATCGGTCGGCGATCCCTTGCCGCTCGAGACCGAGCGCGGCTATCACGTCATGATCGAGAACCCGGAATCGGGTCCGCGCAGCTCGATGATGGCGTCCGACGTCAGCATGGTGGTGAACTGGACCGATAAGGGCCTGCGCGCCGCCGGCACGGTCGAGATCGCCGGCCTTGAGGCCGCGCCGAACTGGAAGCGCGCCGAGATCCTGCGCAACAACCTCTTCAGCATGTTCCCGAAACTGCCGAAGGACATTCCGCCCTCGCGCATCAAGACCTGGTTCGGTCATCGGCCCAGCATGCCCGATGGCCTGCCCTGCATCGGCCATGCGCGCGCCTCGCGCGACATCGTCTACGCCTTCGGCCACGGCCATGTCGGCCTGGTCGGATCGGCCCGCACCGGTCGTCTCGTCGCACAGCTCCTGAGCGGCAAGCAGCCGGAGATTCCGCTCGCGCCGTTCGCGCCCACTCGCTTCCTCTGA
- a CDS encoding SDR family NAD(P)-dependent oxidoreductase gives MKLSGKVAVITGAARGIGKACAKRFLDDGVKVVISDVDTDELEKTVNELGKPKELYAVPCHVARRADVDRAVATAVREFGRLDIMVNNAGVARNRDILEISEEEFDEIIGINLKGAFFGVQAAAKQMIAQGSGGGVIINMSSVNALLAIPALATYAISKGGMKQLTSVAAVALAPHNIRVVAVGPGTILTDMVASSIYTSEDARKTVMSRTPAGRGGEPSEVASVVAFLASDDASYITGQTIYPDGGRLILNYTVPVKEK, from the coding sequence ATGAAACTATCCGGCAAGGTCGCCGTCATCACCGGCGCGGCGCGCGGCATCGGCAAGGCGTGCGCAAAGCGATTCCTCGACGACGGCGTCAAGGTCGTCATCTCGGACGTCGATACGGATGAGCTCGAGAAGACGGTCAACGAGCTGGGCAAGCCCAAGGAATTGTATGCCGTGCCATGTCACGTCGCGCGGCGCGCGGACGTCGACCGTGCGGTGGCGACCGCGGTCAGGGAATTCGGCCGGCTCGACATCATGGTCAACAATGCCGGCGTCGCCCGCAACCGCGACATCCTGGAGATTTCCGAAGAGGAATTCGACGAAATCATCGGCATCAACCTGAAGGGTGCGTTCTTCGGTGTGCAGGCCGCGGCCAAGCAGATGATCGCGCAAGGCAGCGGCGGCGGGGTCATCATCAACATGTCCTCGGTCAACGCGCTGCTGGCGATTCCAGCGCTTGCGACCTACGCCATCTCCAAGGGCGGCATGAAGCAGTTGACCTCGGTCGCTGCGGTTGCGCTCGCCCCGCACAACATCCGCGTCGTGGCGGTCGGGCCGGGCACGATTCTGACCGACATGGTGGCGTCGTCCATCTACACCTCGGAGGATGCCCGCAAGACAGTGATGTCACGCACGCCGGCGGGTCGCGGCGGTGAGCCGAGCGAGGTGGCCTCCGTCGTGGCGTTCCTTGCGAGTGATGACGCGTCCTACATCACCGGGCAGACGATCTATCCGGATGGTGGCCGGCTGATCCTGAACTACACGGTGCCGGTGAAGGAGAAGTAG
- a CDS encoding LysR family transcriptional regulator has product MDLVWLEDFLAIAEEGGFSRAAQRRHVTQPALSRRIRSLEEWLGTPLFERSTHTITLTPAGESFRPVAEDVLRRVLVGREEALEVARLKAETITFAATHSLSQTFFPEWIRNSDSARADSAVQLVASNFAGCEKLLLDAQAHFMLAHYHPTLVSRLDMDRFQRVDLATDVLIPISAPAAKPGRGGRSSKKAQPRYALPGASGAPLPYLAYHPGSGVGRLVTSFLAAKDPTAWLAPGFAAPVMLLVDMAREGRGVTWAPMSLVRADLDGGRLLRAGGADWDIPISVSLFRTRARMTRAAENFWNSVRKGRPGVKSIAAAPRTR; this is encoded by the coding sequence ATGGACCTGGTCTGGCTGGAGGATTTCCTTGCCATCGCCGAGGAAGGCGGGTTCTCGCGCGCCGCCCAGCGACGGCATGTGACCCAGCCGGCGCTCAGCCGCCGCATCAGGTCGCTCGAGGAGTGGCTGGGCACGCCGCTGTTCGAACGTTCGACCCACACGATCACACTGACGCCGGCCGGCGAGAGTTTCCGCCCCGTCGCGGAGGACGTGCTGCGCCGGGTCCTGGTCGGACGCGAGGAGGCGCTCGAGGTCGCACGCCTGAAGGCCGAGACCATCACCTTCGCCGCCACGCATTCACTGTCGCAGACCTTCTTTCCGGAATGGATCCGCAACTCCGACAGCGCGCGGGCCGACTCCGCCGTGCAGCTCGTCGCTTCGAATTTCGCCGGCTGCGAGAAGCTACTTCTGGATGCGCAGGCGCATTTCATGCTGGCGCACTACCATCCGACGCTGGTGAGCCGGCTCGACATGGACCGCTTCCAGCGCGTCGATCTCGCGACCGACGTGCTGATCCCGATCAGCGCGCCGGCCGCAAAACCGGGCCGCGGTGGACGCAGCAGTAAAAAGGCGCAGCCTCGTTACGCCCTGCCCGGCGCATCGGGCGCGCCGCTGCCCTATCTCGCCTATCACCCCGGCTCGGGCGTGGGGCGGCTCGTCACCTCGTTCCTTGCCGCGAAGGATCCGACGGCGTGGCTGGCGCCCGGCTTCGCCGCGCCGGTCATGCTGCTGGTCGACATGGCGCGCGAAGGGCGCGGCGTGACGTGGGCTCCGATGAGCCTCGTCCGCGCCGATCTCGACGGCGGCCGCCTGTTGCGCGCCGGCGGCGCGGATTGGGACATTCCGATCAGCGTCTCGCTGTTCCGCACGCGGGCCCGTATGACCCGGGCGGCCGAGAATTTCTGGAATTCGGTGCGCAAGGGCCGGCCGGGAGTGAAATCCATCGCCGCTGCGCCGCGGACCAGATGA
- a CDS encoding IclR family transcriptional regulator translates to MKRESRGIQSIEVGGELLRALARCGEPMMLRDLAREAGMTPAKAHPYLASFSRIGLIEQDETTGRYEIGALALELGLISLRRLSGVRIAQPKIAALASQIGHAVSLAVWGTHGPTVVQLEEPGQPMHIVMRAGSVMALLETATGRAFAAFLPEKTINAALESGLDRHGVGYNPKRAVKGAKVAEMLTEVRKHGLARALGDPLPGVNAFSAPVFDHSGHVALVITAMGPEGTFDARWDSPIAHALRDCAGGISKRLGYGMTVAAE, encoded by the coding sequence ATGAAGAGAGAAAGCCGCGGCATCCAGTCGATCGAGGTCGGCGGCGAATTGCTTCGCGCGCTCGCGAGATGCGGCGAACCGATGATGCTGCGCGATCTCGCGCGCGAGGCCGGCATGACGCCGGCCAAGGCGCATCCCTATCTCGCCAGCTTCTCCCGCATCGGGCTGATCGAGCAGGACGAGACCACCGGCCGCTACGAGATCGGCGCGCTGGCGCTGGAGCTCGGCCTGATCAGCCTGCGCCGGCTCTCCGGCGTGCGGATCGCGCAGCCCAAAATCGCGGCGCTCGCAAGCCAGATCGGGCACGCGGTCTCGCTGGCAGTCTGGGGCACGCATGGCCCGACTGTGGTGCAGCTGGAGGAGCCCGGCCAACCCATGCACATCGTGATGCGCGCCGGCTCGGTGATGGCGCTGCTGGAGACCGCCACCGGCCGCGCCTTTGCCGCCTTCCTGCCGGAGAAAACGATCAATGCCGCGCTTGAAAGCGGCCTCGACCGCCACGGCGTCGGTTACAATCCGAAGCGCGCGGTGAAAGGCGCGAAGGTCGCCGAGATGCTGACCGAGGTCCGCAAGCACGGCCTCGCCCGCGCGCTCGGCGATCCCCTGCCCGGCGTCAACGCATTCTCGGCACCGGTGTTCGACCATTCCGGCCATGTCGCACTGGTCATCACCGCGATGGGACCGGAAGGCACCTTTGATGCGCGCTGGGACAGCCCCATCGCCCACGCCCTGCGGGATTGTGCGGGTGGGATTTCGAAGCGGCTGGGGTACGGGATGACGGTGGCGGCGGAATAG
- a CDS encoding thiamine pyrophosphate-binding protein, whose product MHSPQPNPEARSSDDWPSELYRILKAADVRQMSYVPDAGHSQLIRMFSADRDVTTNVLTTEEEGIAIAAGAWLGGQRSVLLMQSSGVGNCINMLSLSAIGRFPLLMLVTMRGEWAEFNPWQVPMSRATQPSLEAIGLKVMRAETPEDLVETVESAASLAYESDQQIAVLIGQRLIGKKKW is encoded by the coding sequence GTGCACAGCCCCCAGCCCAATCCCGAAGCGCGCAGCAGCGATGACTGGCCGTCCGAGCTCTATCGCATCCTCAAGGCCGCCGACGTCAGGCAGATGTCGTACGTGCCGGATGCCGGCCACAGCCAGCTGATCCGCATGTTCTCGGCCGACCGCGATGTCACCACCAATGTGCTGACGACCGAGGAGGAGGGCATTGCGATCGCCGCCGGCGCCTGGCTCGGCGGGCAGCGTAGCGTGCTGCTGATGCAGTCGAGCGGCGTCGGCAATTGCATCAACATGCTGTCGCTGTCGGCGATCGGCCGCTTTCCCCTGCTGATGCTGGTGACGATGCGCGGCGAATGGGCCGAGTTCAATCCGTGGCAGGTGCCGATGAGCCGGGCGACGCAGCCGTCGCTGGAAGCGATCGGCCTGAAAGTGATGCGCGCGGAGACGCCGGAAGATCTGGTCGAGACCGTCGAATCGGCGGCATCGCTCGCCTACGAGTCCGATCAGCAGATCGCGGTCCTGATCGGGCAGCGCCTGATCGGCAAGAAGAAGTGGTGA
- a CDS encoding aspartate/glutamate racemase family protein produces MTYPANSSSRIARGGKAIYGAPLGILMLEARFPRIPGDMGNGTTWPFPVLYRVVSGASPEKVVLKGAAGLLPDFIDAAKDLVRLGAEAITTNCGFLSLFQKEIAAAVGVPVATSSLMQVPWVQATLPPGKRVGLVTVSGSTLTPAHLEGAGVPLDTPLVGTEHGKEFFRVLIKAEKDDMDVAQAERDVVEAGKELVAKNPDVGAIVLECTNMPPYAAALQAEVGLPVYDIYSMITWFHAGLRPRAFA; encoded by the coding sequence ATGACCTATCCAGCCAACTCGTCCTCTCGCATCGCCCGCGGCGGCAAGGCCATCTATGGCGCGCCGCTCGGCATCTTGATGCTGGAAGCGCGCTTTCCCCGCATTCCCGGCGACATGGGCAACGGCACGACCTGGCCGTTCCCCGTGCTCTATCGCGTGGTGAGCGGCGCGTCGCCGGAGAAGGTCGTGCTGAAGGGCGCCGCTGGCCTGCTGCCTGACTTCATCGATGCGGCGAAGGACCTGGTCCGGTTGGGCGCGGAAGCCATCACCACCAATTGCGGTTTCCTCTCGCTGTTTCAGAAGGAGATCGCGGCCGCCGTCGGCGTTCCCGTTGCGACCTCGTCACTGATGCAGGTGCCGTGGGTGCAGGCGACCTTGCCGCCGGGCAAGCGTGTCGGCCTCGTCACGGTGTCAGGCTCGACCTTGACGCCGGCCCATCTCGAAGGCGCCGGCGTGCCGCTCGATACGCCGCTGGTCGGCACCGAGCACGGCAAGGAATTCTTTCGCGTCCTGATCAAGGCCGAGAAGGACGACATGGATGTGGCCCAGGCCGAGCGTGACGTGGTCGAGGCGGGCAAGGAGTTGGTCGCGAAAAATCCGGATGTCGGCGCCATCGTGCTCGAATGCACCAACATGCCGCCTTATGCGGCAGCTTTGCAGGCCGAAGTTGGACTGCCGGTCTACGACATCTATTCCATGATCACCTGGTTTCATGCTGGACTGCGCCCGCGCGCGTTTGCCTGA
- a CDS encoding thiamine pyrophosphate-dependent enzyme: MPMQAQLDRRAAVAALLKDRKDTLVVSGLGSPTYDLHSVGDHGGNFYLWGAMGGAALIGLGLAQAQPGKRVLALTGDGEQLMGLGGIATIGVARPKNLDIVVIDNQHFGETGMQASHTGRGVDLTAIAAACGFAATGTVRTLEDVQRLAAEITGPSDGPRLFVIKVLAENPPRSLPSRDAVFIKNRFRAHLGFAAA, from the coding sequence ATGCCAATGCAAGCTCAACTCGATCGTCGCGCCGCTGTCGCCGCGCTCCTGAAGGACCGCAAGGACACGCTGGTCGTCTCCGGTCTCGGCTCGCCCACCTACGACCTGCATTCCGTGGGGGATCACGGCGGCAATTTTTATCTCTGGGGCGCGATGGGCGGTGCCGCGCTGATCGGTCTTGGGCTCGCGCAGGCGCAGCCGGGCAAGCGCGTCCTCGCCTTGACGGGCGATGGCGAGCAGTTGATGGGGCTCGGCGGCATCGCCACCATCGGCGTCGCGCGTCCGAAGAATCTCGACATCGTCGTGATCGACAACCAGCATTTTGGCGAGACCGGGATGCAGGCGAGCCACACCGGCCGCGGCGTCGATCTTACGGCAATTGCCGCCGCCTGCGGCTTCGCCGCGACCGGAACCGTGCGGACGCTCGAGGACGTGCAGCGCCTCGCCGCAGAGATCACCGGACCGTCCGATGGCCCGCGGCTTTTTGTCATAAAGGTTCTGGCTGAAAATCCGCCGCGTTCGCTGCCCTCGCGCGATGCCGTCTTTATCAAGAACCGGTTCCGTGCTCATCTCGGCTTCGCGGCGGCTTGA
- a CDS encoding GntR family transcriptional regulator, whose amino-acid sequence MELASDSIVDRVYEQLKAMAVSYEFKPGERLNEGELAKRLGVSRTPLREALNRLNTEGFLRFTPGKGFFCRELDAHEIFDLYELRKSIEVASIRLAIKRARDEDIDALLKFLEATGPDPGERSSVELVELDETFHERLMGMSNNAEMLRVLRNVNARIRFVRWIDMDRINRSNTQAEHRAVVEGLKARDEEACVSVLEKHIDRRLDRITSAIKEGYAQIYMPAAARSAAN is encoded by the coding sequence GTGGAACTGGCTTCCGATAGTATCGTCGATCGCGTCTATGAACAGCTCAAGGCGATGGCCGTGAGCTATGAGTTCAAGCCGGGCGAACGGCTCAACGAGGGCGAGCTGGCAAAACGCCTCGGTGTCAGCCGCACGCCGCTGCGCGAAGCGCTCAACCGTCTCAACACCGAAGGCTTCCTGCGCTTCACGCCGGGCAAGGGCTTCTTCTGCCGCGAGCTCGATGCGCACGAGATCTTCGATCTCTACGAGCTGCGCAAATCGATCGAGGTCGCCTCGATCCGCCTCGCCATCAAGCGCGCCAGGGACGAGGACATCGACGCGCTCCTGAAATTCCTCGAAGCCACCGGTCCCGATCCCGGCGAGCGTTCATCGGTGGAGCTGGTCGAACTCGACGAGACTTTTCACGAGCGGCTGATGGGGATGTCGAATAACGCCGAGATGCTGCGCGTGCTGCGCAACGTCAACGCCCGCATCCGCTTCGTGCGCTGGATCGACATGGACCGCATCAACCGCTCCAACACCCAGGCCGAGCACCGCGCGGTCGTCGAAGGATTGAAGGCCCGCGACGAAGAGGCCTGTGTCTCGGTGCTTGAGAAGCACATCGACCGCCGCCTCGACCGCATCACCTCCGCGATCAAGGAAGGCTACGCGCAGATCTACATGCCGGCTGCGGCGAGGTCCGCGGCGAATTGA